One segment of Natronobacterium texcoconense DNA contains the following:
- a CDS encoding MATE family efflux transporter, whose product MLGLEREEITSGPIPTTLAVLAAPLLVQNLVQVLQQVIDTLWLGRHSLEAVAAVGLNFPLLGLVAAVSIGTSVGTQVLVSQRVGADDLQNGRRAAFNGTVLGFVAGSIVAVLVFYLARDIVGVFGAGETVTEFAAIYLATYALAVPLLNASESLESGFIGWGDTRAALYINVVAVAVNVVLDPFLIFGWWTFPELGVAGAATATAIGYGCALLFGIGLAVRGRDGFALSRASCEFDVGDWREILDVGWPTAGQHVSSQSARVGMIWLVAAVGGATGLAAFTIGARVATIAFVPAMGLQQAAQSMVGQSLGAELPERAHRTTWVGVAIASGALCLVGAVQWLIPETLSVLFVPDATPAEIEVAARYLEILAYGYWAIGATYLLQAGFNGARRTRTSLVATLLQYWIVRLPIAAVAAVGLGMGVVGVFWAVTLSNVVVAIGLGCYYWYETANGMNVRAAEVATADTETAG is encoded by the coding sequence ATGCTCGGGCTCGAGCGGGAAGAAATTACCAGCGGGCCGATACCGACGACGCTGGCGGTCCTGGCGGCGCCGTTGCTCGTTCAGAACCTCGTCCAGGTACTCCAGCAGGTGATCGACACGCTCTGGCTCGGCCGCCACAGCCTCGAGGCAGTCGCCGCGGTCGGGTTGAACTTCCCGCTTCTCGGACTGGTGGCCGCCGTCTCGATCGGTACCAGTGTCGGCACCCAGGTGCTCGTCTCCCAGCGCGTCGGTGCCGACGACCTCCAGAACGGCCGGCGGGCCGCGTTCAACGGGACCGTCCTCGGGTTCGTCGCCGGATCGATCGTCGCGGTACTGGTCTTCTACCTCGCGCGCGATATCGTCGGCGTCTTCGGTGCCGGCGAGACCGTCACCGAGTTCGCGGCGATCTATCTGGCAACCTACGCGCTCGCGGTGCCGCTTTTGAACGCCAGCGAATCCCTCGAGTCAGGATTCATCGGCTGGGGTGATACGCGGGCGGCGCTGTACATCAACGTCGTCGCGGTCGCGGTCAACGTCGTCCTCGACCCGTTCCTGATCTTCGGCTGGTGGACGTTCCCCGAACTGGGTGTCGCGGGCGCTGCGACGGCGACGGCGATCGGCTACGGCTGTGCGTTGCTGTTCGGGATCGGCCTCGCGGTCCGCGGGCGCGACGGCTTCGCCCTCTCGCGGGCCAGTTGCGAGTTCGACGTCGGCGACTGGCGCGAAATACTCGACGTCGGCTGGCCGACCGCCGGCCAGCACGTCTCGAGTCAGTCGGCCCGCGTCGGGATGATCTGGCTCGTCGCGGCCGTCGGCGGCGCGACCGGACTGGCCGCGTTTACAATCGGTGCTCGAGTAGCCACGATCGCGTTCGTACCGGCGATGGGACTCCAGCAGGCCGCCCAGAGCATGGTGGGCCAGAGTCTCGGCGCGGAACTGCCGGAGCGGGCCCACCGGACGACCTGGGTCGGCGTCGCCATCGCGAGCGGGGCGCTCTGTCTCGTCGGTGCCGTCCAGTGGCTGATTCCCGAGACGCTGTCGGTGCTCTTCGTCCCCGACGCGACGCCCGCCGAAATCGAGGTCGCCGCACGCTACCTCGAGATCCTCGCGTACGGCTACTGGGCGATCGGTGCGACCTACCTCCTGCAGGCAGGGTTCAACGGGGCTCGACGCACCCGGACGAGCCTCGTCGCAACCTTGCTCCAGTACTGGATCGTCCGGCTTCCGATCGCGGCCGTCGCAGCCGTCGGCCTCGGGATGGGTGTCGTCGGCGTCTTCTGGGCGGTTACACTGTCGAACGTCGTCGTCGCGATCGGACTCGGCTGCTACTACTGGTACGAGACGGCAAACGGGATGAACGTCCGTGCCGCCGAGGTAGCGACGGCAGATACCGAAACGGCTGGATAG
- a CDS encoding PH domain-containing protein → MTRPTPSTTPDWLHLSGDEGVVWESRPHPITMGARVPVGLALVLVGFVIVAWGVTDSGVGLLGLVGIALVVVGIAIVLVQYAVWTNTRYVITSEELYKKRGIVSRDVTQFRIDRIQNTTLEQDVFGRILGYGDLTIYTAGSGDPELTFERTPNPEQANGALNEQLGEVVERSRSAHSNN, encoded by the coding sequence GTGACCCGTCCGACGCCCTCCACGACACCCGACTGGCTGCACCTCTCCGGCGACGAGGGCGTCGTCTGGGAGAGTCGGCCCCATCCGATTACGATGGGAGCCAGGGTGCCGGTCGGACTGGCGCTCGTCCTCGTCGGCTTCGTGATCGTCGCCTGGGGCGTCACCGACAGCGGCGTTGGACTCCTCGGGCTAGTAGGTATCGCACTCGTCGTCGTCGGAATCGCCATCGTACTCGTCCAGTACGCCGTCTGGACGAACACCCGGTACGTGATCACCTCAGAGGAACTGTACAAGAAACGCGGCATCGTCTCCCGCGACGTCACGCAGTTTCGCATCGATCGCATCCAGAACACGACCCTCGAGCAGGACGTCTTCGGACGAATCCTGGGCTACGGCGATCTGACGATCTACACTGCAGGTTCGGGCGATCCCGAACTGACGTTCGAACGGACGCCGAACCCGGAGCAGGCAAACGGCGCGTTGAACGAACAGCTCGGCGAGGTCGTCGAGCGGAGCCGGTCGGCACATAGTAACAACTGA
- a CDS encoding FtsZ/tubulin family protein has protein sequence MANICKICMKRANEWDGGSLVEHVRLAHGDEPASVEQVYPELEAEVFDESPPDDSARNHSGTPGTDGAGATGGPSGTEQPTDDLMDSSYGKKWFLIGVGGAGNNILDAILLRRETLEENNERRARIWNGGLAGYGPLNTNVSELEQTYYAQEEKEYSRHDLLSNCIIGQGKHDYAGAGYRWDIGKDLVEADFADGGNPFRERWDLKPQTIQDSQAIMFVHSVTKGTGCGSTPVLAEKVRNEVLEDDFVVPKPLFSSIVIPSKGTEYSEFGGRAKVNGVVGLARASRTVDAIIPFDNNRLEDAQADIRPRIDRLEEYNPPQYREINRPLVAFLEAFTMSSVPQFLDRDANMSIKGDVFDPADSFRPVQDKYERDPDGEFTPAVILAPVLGRSRASSFDESKLEILVRNALFQNKLAEFDPTTAWGGTFLVYGPEEKMEEVTEFVSDGTLSSIIADEQFLDAESVSGIEAVDVHVKQLVTPYLDDVYLWGTLWNPEMPSLEEMYDHARTLKQEGNTQQAENVRDAWEHVEALFSCLGRENMG, from the coding sequence ATGGCCAACATCTGTAAAATCTGTATGAAGCGAGCGAACGAGTGGGACGGCGGCTCGCTCGTCGAACACGTTCGACTCGCACACGGGGACGAACCGGCATCGGTCGAGCAAGTGTATCCGGAGCTAGAAGCGGAGGTGTTCGACGAGTCTCCGCCCGACGATTCGGCCCGGAATCACAGCGGAACGCCCGGAACTGACGGAGCGGGAGCGACAGGTGGGCCGTCAGGGACCGAACAGCCGACCGACGACCTGATGGACAGTTCCTACGGGAAGAAGTGGTTCCTGATCGGCGTCGGCGGTGCGGGGAACAACATCCTCGACGCGATACTGCTCCGACGCGAGACCCTCGAGGAAAACAACGAACGTCGCGCCCGCATCTGGAACGGGGGACTCGCGGGATACGGCCCGCTGAACACCAACGTCAGCGAACTCGAGCAGACCTACTACGCCCAGGAGGAGAAAGAGTACAGCCGACACGACCTCCTCTCGAACTGCATCATCGGCCAGGGGAAACACGACTACGCCGGTGCCGGCTACCGGTGGGACATCGGCAAGGACCTCGTCGAGGCCGACTTCGCGGACGGTGGCAACCCCTTCCGGGAGCGGTGGGATCTCAAGCCACAGACGATCCAGGACTCGCAGGCGATCATGTTCGTCCACAGCGTCACGAAAGGGACTGGCTGTGGCTCGACGCCCGTCCTCGCCGAAAAGGTTCGTAACGAAGTCCTGGAAGACGACTTCGTCGTCCCGAAGCCGCTTTTCAGTAGCATCGTCATCCCCTCGAAAGGGACCGAGTACTCCGAGTTCGGCGGCCGGGCGAAGGTAAACGGCGTCGTGGGGCTAGCTCGAGCCTCCCGGACGGTCGACGCGATCATCCCCTTCGACAACAACCGGCTGGAGGACGCCCAGGCGGACATCCGACCGCGGATCGACCGCCTCGAGGAGTACAACCCGCCACAGTACCGCGAGATCAACCGGCCGCTGGTCGCCTTCCTCGAGGCGTTTACCATGTCGTCGGTGCCGCAGTTCCTCGACCGGGATGCGAACATGTCGATCAAGGGTGACGTATTCGACCCTGCCGACAGTTTCCGACCGGTCCAGGACAAGTACGAGCGCGATCCGGACGGCGAGTTCACGCCAGCGGTGATCCTCGCGCCCGTCCTCGGACGGTCGCGTGCCAGTTCGTTCGACGAGTCGAAACTCGAGATTCTCGTCCGGAACGCACTGTTCCAGAACAAACTCGCGGAGTTCGACCCGACGACGGCCTGGGGCGGCACCTTCCTCGTCTACGGCCCCGAGGAGAAGATGGAAGAAGTCACCGAGTTCGTCTCCGACGGCACCCTCTCGAGTATCATCGCCGACGAGCAGTTCCTCGACGCGGAAAGCGTCAGCGGCATCGAGGCCGTCGACGTCCACGTCAAACAGCTCGTTACCCCCTACCTCGACGACGTCTACCTCTGGGGAACGCTGTGGAACCCGGAGATGCCGTCGCTCGAGGAGATGTACGACCACGCCCGGACGCTCAAACAGGAGGGTAACACCCAGCAGGCCGAGAACGTACGTGACGCGTGGGAACACGTGGAGGCGCTGTTCTCCTGTCTGGGCCGGGAGAACATGGGATAG
- a CDS encoding DEAD/DEAH box helicase, which yields MEVAEVLPDFADAFAFEEFNRMQREALPALLESEENVVASAPTASGKTALAELAICKALADGGTALFIAPLRALTNEKEDDWNRFEELDYSVYVVTGERDLNPRRARHADILVMTPEKLDSATRKHDSRRYDFVTDVDVCVIDEVHLLDADRRGSVLEVTISRLRRLCDPRVVALSATMPNVDDVAAWLDAPDETTFEFDEEYRPVDLNAGVKTYTHGENSFADKYRRLYRALDLAEPHLREDGQALVFVSSRQDTVRAAEAARDEIAERDIPMDVRDDFHDYDFHSEKEEIENTTLRNSVVDGVAFHHAGLAKDDRDFVEKWFKKGAIELLFSTSTLAWGVNLPARCVVIRDTKLHDPLEGEVDMSPLDVLQMLGRAGRPGYDDVGYGWVVCDTAEADKYRRLLNEGKEIESRLADSLETHLNAEIAMGTITDLEDVMDWLETTFYYERGQSKPEAYDFPNLKGRVRDCLEELVERGFVETGESGDLSIEATPRGVLASKYYLRLETAAAFASLCDRAESGRDLDTGDVLAAVAGATEFESVSARQDEREAVNAVLVGQDAEDLEPGQRKVLAILRSAASGTTPAELQSDAWVIRRNATRLLSALGAFLDRFVGPQAANLASRVEARVENGVAEDAVGLTAIDGVGPGRASKLAKEGLSTPGDVLEAGIDGLIDAGLSEGIAEQVYEGAQSLPSLEMDWGQFPETIDTGENEVHEVTVRNVGEPARAGITVTVNGREMTSTNTYLRDTDTVPVGVFGADAEELEYTVSVAFPEEPLLPVEQRRTVTVE from the coding sequence ATGGAGGTCGCCGAGGTTCTACCCGACTTTGCCGACGCGTTCGCGTTCGAGGAGTTCAACCGAATGCAACGTGAGGCCCTGCCCGCCTTGCTCGAGTCCGAGGAGAACGTCGTCGCGAGCGCGCCGACGGCCTCGGGCAAGACGGCGCTTGCTGAACTGGCGATCTGCAAGGCACTGGCCGACGGCGGCACTGCGCTCTTTATCGCGCCGTTGCGGGCCCTGACCAACGAGAAAGAGGACGACTGGAACCGCTTCGAGGAACTGGATTACTCGGTGTACGTCGTCACGGGCGAACGCGACCTGAACCCCCGGCGTGCCCGCCACGCCGACATCCTCGTGATGACGCCGGAGAAACTCGACTCGGCGACGCGCAAACACGACTCCCGGCGGTACGATTTCGTCACCGACGTCGACGTCTGCGTCATCGACGAGGTTCACTTACTGGACGCAGATCGGCGAGGATCGGTGCTCGAGGTGACCATCTCCCGTCTCCGCCGTCTTTGTGATCCCCGCGTCGTCGCGCTGTCGGCGACGATGCCGAACGTCGACGACGTGGCGGCGTGGCTCGACGCGCCCGACGAGACGACCTTCGAGTTCGACGAGGAGTACCGGCCGGTCGACCTCAACGCCGGTGTCAAGACCTACACGCACGGCGAGAACTCCTTTGCGGACAAGTATCGACGCCTCTACCGGGCGCTGGACCTCGCCGAACCCCACCTCCGGGAGGACGGCCAGGCGCTCGTGTTCGTCTCCTCGCGTCAGGACACGGTGCGGGCGGCCGAGGCCGCGCGCGACGAAATCGCCGAACGCGACATCCCGATGGACGTCCGGGACGACTTCCACGACTACGATTTCCACTCGGAGAAAGAAGAGATCGAGAACACGACTCTCCGAAACTCCGTCGTCGATGGCGTCGCCTTCCACCACGCCGGCCTCGCGAAAGACGACCGTGATTTCGTCGAAAAGTGGTTCAAGAAAGGAGCGATCGAACTCCTCTTTTCGACCTCGACGCTGGCCTGGGGCGTGAACCTCCCCGCCCGCTGCGTCGTCATTCGCGACACGAAACTCCACGACCCGCTCGAGGGCGAGGTCGACATGAGCCCCCTCGACGTGCTCCAGATGCTCGGTCGCGCAGGGCGGCCGGGGTACGACGACGTCGGCTACGGCTGGGTCGTCTGCGACACCGCCGAGGCCGACAAGTACCGCCGACTGTTGAACGAGGGCAAGGAGATCGAGTCCAGGCTCGCCGACAGCCTCGAGACCCACCTGAACGCCGAGATCGCGATGGGAACCATCACCGACTTAGAGGACGTGATGGACTGGCTCGAGACGACCTTCTACTACGAGCGCGGCCAGTCGAAACCCGAGGCGTACGACTTCCCGAACCTCAAGGGCCGCGTCCGGGACTGTCTCGAGGAGCTGGTCGAACGCGGATTCGTCGAGACCGGCGAGTCCGGCGACCTCTCGATCGAGGCCACTCCCAGAGGTGTGCTCGCCTCGAAGTATTACCTGCGACTCGAGACGGCGGCAGCGTTTGCGAGCCTCTGTGACCGGGCGGAGTCGGGACGGGACCTCGACACGGGCGACGTCCTCGCGGCAGTCGCGGGAGCCACGGAGTTCGAGTCGGTTTCGGCCCGTCAGGACGAACGCGAGGCGGTGAACGCGGTACTGGTCGGTCAGGACGCCGAGGACCTAGAGCCCGGCCAGCGGAAGGTGCTGGCGATCCTCCGGTCGGCAGCGAGCGGGACGACGCCCGCGGAACTGCAAAGCGACGCCTGGGTGATCCGCCGGAACGCCACCCGACTGCTGTCTGCGCTCGGAGCCTTCCTCGACCGATTCGTCGGTCCGCAAGCGGCGAACCTCGCGAGCCGCGTCGAGGCTCGCGTCGAGAACGGCGTCGCCGAGGACGCGGTCGGACTGACGGCCATCGACGGCGTCGGACCCGGCCGTGCGAGCAAACTCGCGAAAGAGGGCCTGTCGACGCCGGGTGACGTCCTCGAAGCCGGTATCGACGGGCTGATCGACGCCGGCCTCTCGGAAGGGATCGCCGAGCAGGTCTACGAGGGTGCCCAGTCGCTGCCCTCGCTCGAGATGGACTGGGGCCAGTTCCCCGAGACGATCGATACGGGCGAGAACGAGGTCCACGAGGTGACCGTCCGGAACGTCGGGGAGCCTGCACGCGCAGGAATCACGGTAACCGTCAACGGCCGCGAGATGACGAGCACGAACACCTACCTGCGCGACACGGACACCGTTCCCGTGGGCGTCTTCGGTGCCGACGCCGAGGAACTCGAGTACACTGTCAGCGTCGCGTTCCCGGAGGAACCACTGCTTCCGGTCGAACAGCGACGAACTGTAACGGTCGAGTGA